A window of Fusarium oxysporum Fo47 chromosome II, complete sequence genomic DNA:
TCAGGCGATTGCCACTCTACCCAGCCAAAAGACGAGCGACACGTACAAAAGAAAAGTAGCTATTCCAAGGAAACCCTTGACATTCTGAAACACATCCTAGAACCTTAAAAGATATGTTTCAAACCTGATTTTCCAGCTGTCAATCACGTATTAAAACGCTCTCCTTTGAACGAGGGTTTCACGACATACCAGACTCTCTTATACCCAAAATGCGCCAATCAACTTTGTACCCATTTTTATGCCTTTGGGGGCTTGCTGAGAGCATTGACCTCTCTTCGAAACGAGGACTTGCATACCATGGAGATGACCACAAATCAGATAATGAGCTCCTGATCTCAAATAATTCTGAGATCGCATGGTATTATACCTGGTCGCTCTGGCCAAACGGTCAAATCGGGAGTTCCTTACCTTTTGTGCCATTGATTCACGGTCTCGACGATGCATCAGATTCTGAGCTCGAGTCGCGACTAAATGGGCTTCCCGAATCAACAACCCATCTTCTTACCTTCAACGAGCCGGATGGCGAAACAGACACCGGCGGAAGCGCAATATCTGCAAAGGATGCAGCACGCGCTTACATAGAGCACATCGCCCCTCTAAGAAAAGCAAAGCGCAAGTGGTCAATCAGCCATCCCAGCGTTACCGGCTCACCACGCGGTCTTGAATGGCTACGCGACTTTAATGAATCCTGCTACGACATTGACGACGATGGTTGTCCGACAGATTTCGTCGCTGTGCACTGGTACGGCGACGCAGGTGGTCTTAAAAATTGGCTCGGAAGTTTGCGCGAGTTTTACAAT
This region includes:
- a CDS encoding glycosyl hydrolase catalytic core-domain-containing protein, which codes for MRQSTLYPFLCLWGLAESIDLSSKRGLAYHGDDHKSDNELLISNNSEIAWYYTWSLWPNGQIGSSLPFVPLIHGLDDASDSELESRLNGLPESTTHLLTFNEPDGETDTGGSAISAKDAARAYIEHIAPLRKAKRKWSISHPSVTGSPRGLEWLRDFNESCYDIDDDGCPTDFVAVHWYGDAGGLKNWLGSLREFYNETAPDARFWITEMALPQEDDDATLAMMNESLPYLDDNDDVQAYAWFGAFRKDDANEWTGDSVSLFDDDGGLTKLGAEYLGGEEKGFEEGMSAGSLQAPSLGIMLAMILMSLYYEKPHRSPFRVNFTL